The genome window GGTTTGAGTACTTTAATCCGCTTGATTTCGACTTTCGAGAGGCAAAGTATTGGTTTTATGCTTTTGTTGATCCGTCACTGGGGAAAACAAAAAAAAGCGACTACAGTGCAATTGTTACTTTGGTGCTGGACACGGAAACTGGCTATATGTATGTCTTAGATGCAGATATCGAAAGAAGACATCCAGATAAAATTATTATGGACACGCTTAATAAAGCGGTCTGGATTTGGAAAGAGTTCGGCAAGAAGTATAAAGATTTTGGTGCAGAAACCAACCAATTCCAGTGGTTCTTAAAAGAAGCGCTGGCAAAGGAAAGCGCAAGATGTGGAATCTATTTGCCAATTACAGAGGTGCAGCAATCATCGGATAAAACCATGCGTGTGCAAACTTTGCAGCCAGATATTAAAAACAAATATATTAAGTTCCAAGCAAAGCAAAAGCTACTACTGGAGCAGTTAAAATATTTCCCGATGGCGGCACACGATGATGGGCCAGATGCATTAGAAGGCGTAAGGACACTGGCAACCAAACGCAAAAGAAAGAACCGACTGCTTGACATTCGTAAATTTGGCTTATTTTAAAGAAAGGAGGCTATATGTATCGCACCGAAGAAGAAATCAGTGAAAAATTGATTATAAAGATGATTAACCGCTATGAAAGAGACTACGGCAAGCGCTTTTTAAAGCTGCAACAGTATTATGAAAATGACACTGCGATTTTAAGCAGAGCCTCCATCTCAGATGGAAAAATTAATAATAAATTGGCAAATGCCTATTCTGGCTATATTACGGATATGGCAACGGGTTATTTTATTGGAAAGCCGGTAACTTATTCCGCAACAAACAATGACTTTATGAAAGAAATACAGGATTTGCTGGATTATACGGATGAGCAAGAGCATAATCTGGAAGTTGCCAAACAGACATCGATTAAAGGGCGCTGCTTTGAAATCGTGTATTTAGATGCCAAAGACTTTGATAAAAACAAGCGCCCAAGGCTTAGAGTTGCAAAAGTACAAGCAGAACAGATGCTATGTGTGTATGACTATGCCTTATCACCGGAAATCCGTTTTGCGATTCGTTGGTATGATTATGAAACAGGCGAAAAGAAAATCCGAAAGATAGAAGTCTACACAGCATCAGAAATACGATATTATACTAAAAATGGCAGTTCTCTATTACTGGAAGATACCGTACAACATTTCTTTGGAATGGTTCCGGTAATTGAATTTTGGAATAACGAAGAAAAACAAGGAGATTTTGAGAAAGTCATCACTTTGATTGATGCGTATGACAAAGCCGGATCAGATAGTATGAATAATTTAGAGTACTTTGCCAATTGTTATATGTATCTCATCGGGATGGACGAAACCGACGAATCAGACATTGAGAAAATGCGAAAGTTAAGGGTTTTACTTCTAAAAGAAAAAGGAGAAGCCGGATTTTTGCAAAAACAAAGTAATTTTGAGGAAACGAAGTATATTTCGGAGCGATTGGACAATGATATTCATAAGTTTTCCATGGTTCCGAATTTATCCGATGAAAATTTTGCAGGGAATTCATCGGGAATTGCTATGCTGTATAAACTCTTAGGACTGGAACAGCTTGCGGTTAAGAAAGAAAGAAAATTTAAAAAAAGCTTGCAAAGGCGGCTGGAAATCATTTGCCGGTATCTAAACTTTCTGGGAAACAACTATGACTGGCGGGATATTGATATTAAGTTTCAACGAAATCTCCCGGTCAATGACAAAGAAAATGTAGAAATTGTTACAATGCTACAAAACATTGTTTCCAAGCAGACAGCCCTTTCACACTTAAAAATCATTGACAATGTGCAGACGGAGCTGGAAAAAATCGAAGAAGAAAAAGCAGCGTATGTTGATCTGGATGGAGTTTCTTATGAATCTACCGAATGAGTTTAAACGCTTAGCGATGGAGTTTGAAAAAGCAGTACAAGGGCAGCAAAAGGAGCTGATTGTCAGATATAGAAAAGCATTAGAAGAAGCAAGAAATCTGTTGCGAAAACAATTTGACCGCTACGAAAAGGACGGAAAGCTAAGCGACAAGTCCTTTCCGCACAGTGCCAAGCGGAAAATGCTGTCAGCTATGGATAAGCTGCTTTCTAAGCTGTATGAGAATAATAAGCAGCAAACCGAGGATTTTCTTATGCAAGTGGGAATGAAAGCGGAGAAGAATACCTTTCATATTGTTTTTCAGGCGGCAAACAGCAATAAAAAAGCCGTTCCATTTCAGATTAAGCTTTTAGGCGATGACGGTAAGACTTTAAATGCCATTCAAAAGCCATTAAATATTAATGAAATTGTGAACGAAAAAATGAAAGGCTTTCACTGGGCAGAGAGGTTGGGAAAGCATCGGAATGATATCATTCACTCGGTGAATAAGACTTTGTCGGATGGACTGGCAAAAGGCAAGACGTATAAGGAATTAAGCGATAGCTTAAAAAATGAGCTGGGCACTGATGTGGGAAAGCCGATGACAATTATCCGAACCGAGGGAGCAAGGGTATATGCAAACACACAGCAAAAAACCCTAGATAAGTTTGATAAAGCGGGACTTGCTATGGTAAAGACTTGGCGAACAGTCAAGGATGAGAGAGTTCGAGGGATGAAAGCAATCGACAAAGTGAGCCATATCAAGATGGAAGGACAGACGGTCGGGTATAAAGAAGACTTTACTTTGCCGGAGGGGAGAAAAGCAAAAGCTCCGCACCTGACCGGATATGCCGAACATGATATCAATTGTCGGTGCTTTCAGGCGATAGATTTGGAGGAGGAAAGAAAAGGACTTAGTTCGGGAAAGTACGAAGCCGACAATTCCGGTCAAGACGGCATTATCACCAAGATAGAGGATATTGACTATAACGATAGAGAGCAGATTGATAAGCTGTTTTCGGATTTTGCCAAAGAAAGTAAGGACTGGGATATTGAAAAGGCTATTGTTATAGCGGAGAATAACAAAGCCTATTATATCGACGGTATTTCGGCAAATGTCAATATCACTACAATCGGAGTGGATAACTTAAAAAATGCAATTGTAATTCACAACCATCCACCGGGGAGTGGGGTTGGAGATTGCTTTAGTGAACAGGACATTCAAGGACTATATCAGTATCAATTAAAAGAAATGCAATTGACTTGCGACCTTGGACGGTTTAAAATGAGCTATAAAGATCAATTATCAGGTTCAGAAGTTCTTGAAGCTTATCAGGAAGCTACGTTTGCCTATGGAGATAAAGCGAGAAATAAAGAAATACCAGAAAAATTATCCGATTATAGGCAATATCATATTATGAACGAATTAAAGGAAAGTATAGGTATTACTTTTGAGGAGGTGAAGGAATGACATATAAAGAAGAGTCGGATGAGCTAATAAAATGGTATGCGGAGGAAAACAGGAAAATTAGTGAAAAAATGAGAGAGCATCCTGTACCGGGTTTAGATCATCCACTTGAGGTGGAGGTTAAAGCACTGCATCAGGTTTGGTTAAAGAAGTTAAAGGAATTGCAGAAAAAATACGGAATCGAATAAAATAACAATAAGGAGCTTACAAGAGTAGGCTTCTTTTATATTGCATAAAAATGACCAGGAAAGGAAGAAAGTAATGGATCAGGAAAATCAAAACACAGAGGTAACGACCGAGGAAACGAAGGAAACCAAAGACACCAATGAAACAAAAGCAACCGGTGCAGAAAACAAGCAGCTGGCTCAGGAAGAAAAAAACACCGCCAAAACTTTTACGGAAAAAGAAGTTGAGGAAATGAAAGCAGCTTGGGAAAATGAAAAGGTAGAAAATGAGCGGCTTTCCAAACTTTCCAAAGAAGAAAGAGCCGCCGAGGAGCAAAAGAAGAAAGCAGCTGAGCTGGAAGAAAGAGAAAAAGTATTGCTGCAAAAAGAAAGAGCAGCAGATGTTAAGGATGAGCTGCTTAAGAATCATATTCCATCGGCCTTTGCCGGATATTTTACAAATCTTTCCGAAACCAAAGAAGAAATGACCGCTAATATTAAGGAGTTTGGGAAAGCATTCCGTGAAGCTGTGCAAGAGGAAGTCAATAAGAGAATTCAAGGCATAACCATGAAAACCGGGGATACCGGTTCTGAAAAAGCAAGTGCCGGCAAGGGATATGCGGAAAAGAGAAATGAAGTAGCTAGACCCGCAAACAATCCGTGGGCATAAGAAAGGGGAATGATTATGAAAGTAGAACAAACAACAATTTTACGGGAAACTGTTAATTTTTTAAAAAGTGAAAAGTTTATTTCCGCATCGGGGGCTGTACCGCAAAGCAAAGGAGTAGCCTTTGAGGGGCGAAAGATTGTTAAGGCAGGTACCATCTTGCCAAGCAATGATGCACAGGCAAAGGGAATTTTACTGGAAGATGTAGATGTAACTGCTGGAGATGGATTTGGAGCATTTTTAATTTCCGGCATTGTCTTAGCAGGCCGCTTGCCGGAAGTGCCGCAAGAAACTGCGAAAACCGCATTAAAAGAAATTAAGTTCATGTAAGGAGAGGAGAAGAATATGGGATTATTTAAGTTTGAAGAAGTGTTTTCAGCCGCAGTACTATTGGATTATTTAAAAGAAAGGAAGTTCCCGGAGTTTTTGGGATTAACTCTCTTTCCGGAGAAAAAAATTGAAGAAATTGACCTTGAATATATCAAAGGCGGTAGCCACTTGCCGGTTTCAGCTTCGGTGCATGCCTTTAATTCAGAAAGTGAAATTGCTTCCAGAGATGCCCTCGAGGCGGTCAAAGAACGGCTTGCGCTGGTCAAAAGAAAAATCCGAATGGATGAGGAGCTTTTAATTAAGCTGCAAACGCCTCGAACCAATAAGGAGTTTGAAAAAGCCAAGGAACAGGTTTTTAATGATGTCGATACCATGGTGCTGGCAGTCTTAACCAGAGCAGAAGCAATGCGGATGGAAGTGTTGACTACCGGAAAATTGGCAGTGAATGAAAATGGCGTGAATGTAACACTTGACTATGGTGTACCAAGCGATGCGCTGAAAACCAATGCCGGAAACTCCGCCTGGACACATGCCGACTCTGATCCGCTAAAAGATATTTACGACTGGACAGACAGTGTAATCGCCAGAACCGGTGTGATTCCGACCCGTGCCTTAACGAGTAGTTCGGTACTTTCCTTGCTGCTTCGGCATGATAAGGTGCGGAAGAATATTTTCGGGAATACCAATAAGCTGGTAACCAAGGCAGAATTAAATGCATTTTTAGAGCAGCAAGGGCTTCCAAAGTTTGCTTCCTATGATGCGAAGTACCGCAAAGAGCAGGCGAATGGAACTTATCAGACATTACGATTTTTTGACGCCAATAAAGTAGTGCTGATGCCGGACGGCTTCCTTGGCGAAACGGTGTACGGCTTAACGGCGGAAGAAATTGAGCTTGCCGGAACGGGCGTTGATACCGAGCAAGTCGGAAATGTGCTGGCAATGATCTATCGGACGGCTGACCCGGTGGCGAGATGGACAAAGGCAGTGGCAACGGTGCTGCCGAGTTTCCCGGAAGCGGAAAACATCTTGATTGCAAAGGTGAAATAAGGCTTTAAAATTCTGTAAAAAACTGTTATAGTAGTAAAGTATATATAATAGTTTTTTACAGGGAGGTTTTTATGAAGCAAGTAAATACGGAAAGGAAAAAAAGAAAAGAGAAAATGGTTGCGATTGTGTGTGGGGGCATTTTTGCTGTGATTGTAATTAATACATTATATCAGAAATTAACAGGAAAACTGGATATGAAAACTCCGCAAGAGTACGAAGCCATTCTGACAGCAAACTTTATTTCCAAAAATGAAATCAAAGATGTCAAGACGGATGTAGATAACAAAACGCTTACTCTGCATTTGGCGACAACAGGTGATGAGCCGAACGAAAAAGCAGAGCTTGCAGATGAAGTGCGAGCCAAAGAAATCGCAAATAAGCTGGCAAATGAATTCTTAGCCAAGCGAGAAGATTTAGATAAAGTCGAGTTATTTTTCGAGGGCGTAGGAAACGTTTCGCTGAATAGAAAAAAACTAAATAAGGACTTTGTCAAAAATAATTTTGTGATTGAAGTAAGAGAGGCGGAGGATTACAAAAAAATACTGGAAAAAGCCTATTCAGATGAAAGAATTAAGGAAGTAACGGTTGATAAAGAAAACAGGAAAATCCAAGTAAATCTTGCAGAGCCGGACGGAGATATTAAGGTAGAAAAGGCAAAAGCGATGATTTCTCAGCTATCAGAACATTATTTACTTAAAAGGTCAGAGCTAAAAGGATTTTACTTTTTGATAGATAATGTTGGAGATATTGAGCTGAAAGCAGAAGAAGCGTCAGAGGTGGATAAAAGCGATCCGAACTATGAGGTAATGAAAGAAAATGGTCTGCTTGGGAAATATTTCAAGATGGAACTATTGGATAAAAAATTTATGGAGCATTGAGCTAATCTTTTTAGTAGGTTTTCAGCAGGGAATGAAATTGTCAAATCTGCTTTCTTCTGCTAATCTGGCAAAAACAGCCTTGGAGATGAAAATCATCTAAAAGACAAAATCATCACAAAAATAGCGAGTTAATCAAAAAAGGGATTTACTGAATAAAATCAGTAAGCCCTTTTTTGATTGGGAAAAAATGATTTAAGAAAGGAGCGGCAATGAAAGCAAAAGTAATCAGAGGAAGCGTACAGTATGATGGAACGATCTACAGCGAAGGCATGGAACTTACGATTCGACCGGAAGATTTTTCTGGACTGGCAGAAGTTGTGGAGGCTTTAGAAGCGGAAGCAGAATCAGGAACGGAAAAAGAACCTGCGACAGAGGGAGCAAACCTGGAGGAAGTAACAAATTATAAAGAAATGAAAAAAGAAGAACTGCTTGAGTTAGCCAAAGAAAAAGGCTTAAATGTTTCGGCAGGAGCAAAAAGAGATGAAGTGATTGCTTTATTAGAAGAGGCAGCTGCTCATGAGTAAACTAACCGAGGATGAGCTGAAGAGGTATTGGTTAGACTTTGCCAGCCGGTACTGCAATCGGGCATTTACGGAAGAAAGCATGCCTTATGTCATCCGGCTTTTCCTTGATAGGAAAGTAAAATCCTATCGGGAAAATCCGAATGTCAAAGCGGAAAGCCTAGCGGATTTAAGTAAGACCTATGCGGAGAATGAACTGTCGGGCGAAGAAAGGGAACTGCTTAATGCTGTCCGCAGGCTTCGGGTGCCAAGATGAAAACGAAAATCAAGATAACGGACAAATCAAGAGTACCGGAACTGCTAAAAGAATTAAAAGCCTTAAAAGCCAGAAAGCTGGAGATTGGCATTTTAGCTGAAAGCGGCGAAAAAATGCTGATGATTGCCAATGTCAATGAGTTTGGCTGCGAGATAGTCGTAACAGATAAAATGCGAAAGTTTTTTGCGGCAGCCTTTGGAGTGCATCTAAAAAAATCAACTAAAAAAATAGTGATTCCAGAGCGTTCGTTTATCCGAGGTGGTTTTGATCACAATCAAAAAAATATTGAAACCACAGCGGAAAGGCTTTTGGAAAAACTGGTCGATGGCACAATGGATGCGGAAACCTATCTTTCGTTTTTAGGGGAATATACAGCCGGAAAGATAAAGGAATATTTGGTTAATTTAAGAACGCCAGCTAATTCGCCGCTGACCATTCGCCAAAAAAAGTCAAGCAATCCGCTTATTGATACGGGACATTTAAAGGATGCAATTACTTACCGGGTAACGTAAGAAGGAGGCGATAGCGATATTTCACTTTGAAGACTTAATTTCCGCATACAGTAAGGGAAAGCTGACTGCTTATCTTGCCGGAAAAGGGGAATATGACTATACCAAAGGCGGAGAATATAAAAGCGGCGAAAAAATAGAAAAAGAGTTTACTGGTGCGGTCACCGCATTGACACAGCAGGATATAAAATATGCAGAAAATGGAACCTATAAGACCGAAGACCGGAAGTTATACTGCTATGAAAACCTGCCGCTGGGGACAGAAATAAAGCACAAAGGACTTCTTTACAAGGTCGCGGAAAGAAAGGATTACAGCGATTTTGCGGGTGGACTGTTCCTTTACTTTTTAAAAAGACAAGGGGGACTGGATGAGTGAATACAACAAAAATCAGAGATACTCTTGTCTTTTTGTTGCATAAATTTTTAGAGCGTCCGGTTATTGCAAAGGAGCAGGCAGCGGAAAGGCCGGAGTATCCGTATTTGGCGTATAAGTTTATTACAAGCGGAAACGAAAGGGAAGGAATGGGCGAGATAGAATATTTTCCAGAAGGAAGAGAGGTAATAAGAAAAAAAGTTCAGGTTCAGCACTGTCTTTCCTTTTCCGCCTATGGAAAAACAGAAGCAGAAACCAGAGAATTAGCGGAAAAAGCAAAAAAATATCTGCTTTTTATCGGTTATCAGGAGTTATCAGAAAAAGAGATTATACCGCTTCGGGCAACGGAAATTCAAAACCGTAGTGTTTTAGAAACGGAAGAATATGAAGTGCGCTATGGCTTTGACTTTTTTATTCGCAGTACGCAAATAAG of Lachnospiraceae bacterium oral taxon 500 contains these proteins:
- a CDS encoding phage portal protein produces the protein MYRTEEEISEKLIIKMINRYERDYGKRFLKLQQYYENDTAILSRASISDGKINNKLANAYSGYITDMATGYFIGKPVTYSATNNDFMKEIQDLLDYTDEQEHNLEVAKQTSIKGRCFEIVYLDAKDFDKNKRPRLRVAKVQAEQMLCVYDYALSPEIRFAIRWYDYETGEKKIRKIEVYTASEIRYYTKNGSSLLLEDTVQHFFGMVPVIEFWNNEEKQGDFEKVITLIDAYDKAGSDSMNNLEYFANCYMYLIGMDETDESDIEKMRKLRVLLLKEKGEAGFLQKQSNFEETKYISERLDNDIHKFSMVPNLSDENFAGNSSGIAMLYKLLGLEQLAVKKERKFKKSLQRRLEIICRYLNFLGNNYDWRDIDIKFQRNLPVNDKENVEIVTMLQNIVSKQTALSHLKIIDNVQTELEKIEEEKAAYVDLDGVSYESTE
- a CDS encoding capsid protein, translating into MGLFKFEEVFSAAVLLDYLKERKFPEFLGLTLFPEKKIEEIDLEYIKGGSHLPVSASVHAFNSESEIASRDALEAVKERLALVKRKIRMDEELLIKLQTPRTNKEFEKAKEQVFNDVDTMVLAVLTRAEAMRMEVLTTGKLAVNENGVNVTLDYGVPSDALKTNAGNSAWTHADSDPLKDIYDWTDSVIARTGVIPTRALTSSSVLSLLLRHDKVRKNIFGNTNKLVTKAELNAFLEQQGLPKFASYDAKYRKEQANGTYQTLRFFDANKVVLMPDGFLGETVYGLTAEEIELAGTGVDTEQVGNVLAMIYRTADPVARWTKAVATVLPSFPEAENILIAKVK